The following are from one region of the Halogeometricum sp. S3BR5-2 genome:
- a CDS encoding winged helix-turn-helix transcriptional regulator, protein MTNRGVDEEKRATLRRFAALGAATPFAGLGAAESDEEEAPESGSDARDAIVGYVASTPGAHFSKVRDDLRLGTGETQYHLRRLVDDGVVEFSRDGDYKRFFPAGRFTAFEQTALGYLRRGTARGMLVALLRTPDATGSALAAELDVSRATVSNYARKLDEAGLLSREDGYAVVRPETLITLLIRYADSFGPAAVSLADDAASLIRYDP, encoded by the coding sequence ATGACGAACCGAGGCGTAGACGAGGAGAAACGCGCGACGCTCCGGCGCTTCGCGGCCCTCGGTGCCGCGACGCCGTTCGCGGGTCTCGGGGCGGCCGAATCCGACGAGGAGGAGGCCCCCGAGTCCGGCAGCGACGCGCGCGACGCCATCGTCGGCTACGTCGCCTCGACGCCGGGCGCCCACTTCTCGAAGGTGCGCGACGACCTGCGCCTCGGAACCGGCGAGACCCAGTACCACCTGCGGCGCCTCGTCGACGACGGCGTCGTGGAGTTCAGCCGCGACGGCGACTACAAGCGCTTCTTCCCCGCCGGGCGGTTCACCGCCTTCGAGCAGACGGCGCTGGGCTACCTCCGCCGCGGTACGGCGCGCGGGATGCTCGTCGCCCTCCTCCGAACCCCGGACGCCACCGGGTCGGCGCTGGCCGCCGAACTCGACGTCTCCCGCGCGACGGTGAGCAACTACGCCCGGAAACTCGACGAGGCGGGACTGCTCTCCCGCGAGGACGGCTACGCCGTCGTCCGCCCGGAGACGCTCATCACGCTGTTGATTCGCTACGCCGACTCGTTCGGCCCCGCGGCCGTCTCGCTGGCGGACGACGCCGCGAGCCTCATCCGCTACGACCCCTGA
- a CDS encoding DUF7123 family protein, with amino-acid sequence MSATASTAEPVANLSEKQQNILRYLRANAAEQTYFKSRLIAEELGLSAKEVGANMRTIIDGEHDVTIEKWGYSSGTTWKVTV; translated from the coding sequence ATGAGCGCAACCGCGTCCACCGCCGAACCCGTCGCCAACCTCTCGGAGAAACAGCAGAACATCCTCCGGTACCTCCGCGCGAACGCCGCGGAACAGACGTACTTCAAGTCCCGCCTCATCGCCGAGGAACTGGGGCTCTCCGCGAAGGAAGTCGGCGCGAACATGCGCACCATCATCGACGGCGAACACGACGTGACCATCGAGAAGTGGGGTTACTCCTCGGGGACGACGTGGAAAGTAACCGTCTGA
- a CDS encoding flippase-like domain-containing protein codes for MGRPTTEQSVTEVSVVLPAYNEEDTIEETVEETLRTLSSFLPADSFEVIVAEDGCDDRTPELAERMAARDDRVRHFHSDERLGRGGALEHAFAAANGEVLVYFDTDLATDMSHLEELVDRVRSGRYDVATGSRWMPGRVADRPTKRGVPSRAFNLLVRLFLGSSLRDHQCGFKAFSREAFQDLRTQVEDEHWFWDTEMLVRAQRAGYRVDEFPVDWTPKGDTKVDLVRDVFGMGSQIVRTWWQVAVKPRVTQRVALAAGAILTLLALVLMTQYISFGAVLDQMQAADPVLVAVAALVYVLSWPVRGVRYRDILAELGFREKASFLTGAVFISQTGNLVFPARLGDFIRAYVVKARRGIPYPSGFASLAAERVFDLLTITALAGVVLVGYTVTGQTAELAETVVGAEGAGQVAVLVAVGVALAAILAVAVIIASAQSDGNLAGRLVRRASSDSYAELVAKVVERFVDDLQAVAGTRRGFARIGVSSLGIWMLDVATAMLVLAAFDPGLAPIEFVSVCFFAVSVGNLAKVLPLSPGGVGLYEGAFTLLVIGLTGISPELALGAAVLDHAVKNIVTVVGGYASMLGLNVSLTTAVEESKEVRESREAEPAELD; via the coding sequence ATGGGTCGCCCGACCACCGAGCAGTCGGTGACAGAAGTGAGCGTCGTTCTCCCCGCCTACAACGAGGAGGACACCATCGAGGAGACGGTGGAAGAGACGCTCAGGACGCTGTCGTCGTTTCTCCCCGCGGACTCGTTCGAGGTCATCGTGGCCGAGGACGGCTGCGACGACCGGACGCCGGAACTCGCGGAACGGATGGCCGCCCGCGACGACCGAGTGAGACACTTCCACAGCGACGAGCGACTCGGGCGCGGCGGCGCGCTCGAACACGCCTTCGCCGCGGCGAACGGGGAGGTGCTCGTCTACTTCGACACGGACCTCGCGACGGACATGAGCCACCTCGAAGAACTGGTCGACCGCGTCCGGTCCGGACGGTACGACGTCGCCACCGGGTCGCGCTGGATGCCCGGACGCGTCGCCGACCGCCCGACCAAACGCGGCGTGCCGAGCCGCGCGTTCAACCTCCTCGTGCGCCTCTTCCTCGGGTCGTCGCTCCGCGACCACCAGTGCGGGTTCAAGGCGTTCAGCCGCGAGGCGTTTCAGGACCTGCGGACGCAGGTCGAGGACGAACACTGGTTCTGGGACACGGAGATGCTCGTCCGCGCCCAGCGCGCCGGTTACCGCGTCGACGAGTTCCCGGTCGACTGGACGCCGAAGGGCGACACGAAAGTCGATCTCGTCCGCGACGTGTTCGGCATGGGCAGTCAGATCGTCCGGACGTGGTGGCAGGTCGCCGTCAAGCCCCGCGTGACCCAGCGGGTCGCGCTGGCGGCGGGCGCGATTCTGACGCTGCTCGCCTTGGTGTTGATGACGCAGTACATCAGTTTCGGCGCCGTCCTCGACCAGATGCAGGCCGCCGACCCCGTCCTCGTCGCCGTCGCGGCCCTCGTGTACGTGCTCTCGTGGCCCGTCCGCGGGGTGCGCTACCGCGACATCCTCGCGGAGTTGGGGTTCCGCGAGAAGGCGTCGTTCCTGACGGGCGCGGTGTTCATCAGCCAGACCGGTAACCTGGTGTTCCCGGCACGGCTGGGAGACTTCATCCGCGCGTACGTCGTGAAGGCCCGCCGCGGCATCCCGTACCCCTCGGGTTTCGCCTCGCTGGCGGCCGAGCGCGTCTTCGACCTGCTCACCATCACGGCGCTCGCGGGCGTCGTCCTCGTGGGCTACACGGTCACCGGACAGACCGCCGAACTGGCTGAGACCGTCGTCGGCGCGGAGGGTGCCGGACAGGTCGCCGTCCTCGTCGCCGTCGGCGTCGCCCTCGCGGCCATCCTCGCGGTGGCGGTCATCATCGCCTCCGCGCAGTCGGACGGCAACCTCGCCGGCCGACTCGTCCGCCGGGCGAGTTCGGACTCCTACGCGGAACTCGTCGCCAAGGTGGTCGAGCGCTTCGTCGACGACCTGCAGGCCGTCGCCGGGACGCGGCGCGGGTTCGCCCGCATCGGCGTCTCCAGCCTCGGTATCTGGATGCTGGACGTGGCGACGGCGATGCTCGTCCTCGCCGCGTTCGACCCCGGACTGGCGCCGATAGAGTTCGTCTCGGTGTGTTTCTTCGCGGTCAGCGTCGGCAACCTCGCGAAGGTGCTGCCCCTCTCGCCGGGCGGCGTCGGCCTCTACGAGGGCGCGTTCACGCTCCTCGTCATCGGCCTGACCGGCATCTCGCCGGAGTTGGCGCTCGGCGCGGCCGTCCTCGACCACGCGGTGAAGAACATCGTCACCGTCGTCGGCGGCTACGCCTCCATGCTCGGTCTGAACGTCTCGCTCACGACGGCCGTCGAGGAGAGCAAGGAGGTCCGCGAGAGCCGCGAGGCGGAGCCGGCCGAACTGGACTGA
- the yjjX gene encoding inosine/xanthosine triphosphatase, which translates to MQVAVGSGNPVKRDATVRAFPEATVEVEPVPSGVGEQPTGHAETRTGAENRARACLDAGAYDLGVGIEGGVARFEGREDLFLVMWAAVTDGDRWGRGTGPSLRLPDGISKRIAAGEELGPVMDDVLGTTDVAKKQGAAGAFTGGKLSRTDALESAVVAAAAPFLCELY; encoded by the coding sequence ATGCAAGTTGCAGTCGGCAGCGGCAACCCGGTCAAGCGCGACGCGACCGTCCGCGCCTTCCCCGAGGCGACGGTCGAGGTCGAACCCGTCCCTTCCGGCGTCGGAGAGCAACCGACGGGCCACGCCGAGACCCGAACCGGCGCGGAGAACCGCGCGCGGGCCTGTCTCGACGCGGGCGCGTACGACCTCGGCGTCGGCATCGAGGGCGGCGTCGCCCGCTTCGAGGGCCGGGAGGACCTGTTTCTCGTCATGTGGGCCGCCGTGACCGACGGCGACCGGTGGGGCCGCGGGACGGGCCCGAGCCTCCGTCTCCCGGACGGAATCTCGAAGCGAATCGCGGCGGGCGAGGAACTCGGCCCCGTGATGGACGACGTGCTGGGGACGACCGACGTGGCGAAAAAGCAGGGCGCGGCGGGCGCGTTCACCGGCGGAAAGCTATCGCGGACGGACGCGCTCGAATCGGCCGTCGTCGCCGCCGCGGCGCCGTTTCTCTGCGAGTTGTACTGA
- a CDS encoding cobalamin-binding protein, translating to MQESDTRGAPTRVVSLAPSATATLDAMGAADRLVGVTAHCESESDAPVVGGWLNPDYDRLAEADPDLVCTSDALQSDVREELRNRGYEVCHVEPARLDEVLDSFETLGAAVGRPEAGEALAADCRNRLAAVEARTPDGPDSGPVVYCEEWSDPPMAAGNWVPDAVAAAGGRCPFVDAGDRSREVDREAVERADPDHVVLHLCGRGDRVSPESFRDRGWDVDAAVHVLDDSLLNQPSPRLVDGVETLADLLHPADA from the coding sequence ATGCAGGAGTCCGACACCCGAGGCGCCCCGACGCGCGTCGTCTCCCTCGCCCCGAGTGCGACGGCGACGCTCGACGCGATGGGGGCGGCCGACCGCCTCGTCGGCGTCACCGCCCACTGCGAGTCCGAATCCGACGCCCCGGTCGTCGGCGGGTGGCTGAACCCCGACTACGACCGACTCGCCGAGGCGGACCCCGACCTCGTCTGCACCAGCGACGCCCTCCAGTCGGACGTCCGCGAAGAACTGCGGAACCGGGGGTACGAAGTGTGTCACGTCGAACCCGCGCGGTTGGACGAGGTGCTCGACTCCTTCGAGACGCTCGGCGCCGCCGTCGGCCGTCCGGAGGCGGGGGAAGCGCTCGCAGCCGACTGCCGCAACAGACTCGCGGCCGTCGAGGCGCGCACGCCCGACGGACCCGACTCCGGCCCCGTCGTCTACTGCGAGGAGTGGTCGGACCCGCCGATGGCCGCCGGCAACTGGGTGCCCGACGCCGTCGCCGCCGCCGGCGGGCGCTGTCCGTTCGTCGACGCCGGCGACCGCTCGCGCGAGGTCGACCGGGAGGCGGTCGAACGCGCCGACCCCGACCACGTCGTCCTCCACCTCTGCGGCCGCGGCGACCGCGTCTCCCCCGAGTCGTTCCGCGACCGCGGGTGGGACGTCGACGCGGCGGTCCACGTCCTCGACGACTCCCTCCTGAACCAGCCGAGTCCCCGACTCGTCGACGGCGTCGAGACGCTCGCCGACCTGCTCCACCCCGCGGACGCGTAG
- a CDS encoding transcription initiation factor IIB has translation MGQKWGRRDEDESETESESESAAEELTCPECGGNVVVDDEHGETVCDDCGLVITEDSVDRGPEWRAFDSQEKDQKSRVGAPTTNTMHDKGLSTNIDWRDRDAYGNSLSSNQRQKMQRLRKWNERFRTRDSKERNLKQALGEIDRMASALGLPENVRETASVIYRRALDDDLLPGRSIEGVATSCVYAAARMAGVPRSLDEISEVSRVEKSEVARTYRYIARELSLEVKPADPEQYVPRFGSELGLSDEAKMRARQLLQNAKEKGVHSGKSPVGLAAAAVYAAALLTNEKTTQAAVSEVADISEVTIRNRYHELLEAEESLGVA, from the coding sequence ATGGGACAGAAGTGGGGCCGTCGCGACGAGGACGAGTCGGAGACCGAATCCGAGTCCGAGAGCGCCGCCGAGGAACTGACCTGCCCCGAATGCGGCGGCAACGTCGTCGTCGACGACGAACACGGCGAGACGGTCTGTGACGACTGCGGTCTCGTCATCACCGAGGACTCCGTCGACCGCGGGCCCGAGTGGCGCGCGTTCGACTCCCAGGAGAAAGACCAGAAGTCCCGCGTCGGCGCGCCGACGACGAACACGATGCACGACAAGGGGCTGTCGACCAACATCGACTGGCGCGACCGCGACGCCTACGGCAACTCGCTGTCGTCGAACCAGCGTCAGAAGATGCAGCGACTGCGGAAGTGGAACGAGCGCTTCCGCACCCGCGACTCCAAGGAGCGCAACCTCAAGCAGGCGCTCGGCGAAATCGACCGCATGGCGTCGGCGCTCGGCCTGCCCGAGAACGTCCGCGAGACGGCCTCGGTCATCTACCGCCGCGCCTTGGACGACGACCTGCTTCCCGGCCGCTCCATCGAGGGCGTCGCCACCTCCTGCGTCTACGCGGCCGCGCGGATGGCCGGCGTCCCGCGCTCGCTGGACGAGATTTCGGAGGTCTCCCGCGTCGAGAAGAGCGAGGTCGCCCGCACGTACCGCTACATCGCGCGGGAGCTTTCGCTCGAAGTGAAGCCCGCCGACCCCGAGCAGTACGTCCCGCGCTTCGGCTCCGAACTCGGCCTCTCCGACGAGGCGAAGATGCGCGCGCGCCAACTGCTGCAGAACGCCAAGGAGAAGGGCGTCCACTCCGGTAAATCGCCCGTCGGCCTCGCCGCCGCGGCCGTCTACGCCGCCGCCCTCCTCACGAACGAGAAGACGACGCAGGCCGCCGTCAGCGAGGTGGCCGACATCTCGGAGGTCACCATCCGCAACCGCTATCACGAACTCCTCGAAGCCGAGGAGAGCCTCGGAGTCGCCTGA
- a CDS encoding zinc ribbon domain-containing protein — protein sequence MAGARRRAMVAAFVGVLGASVGIAGAGHVYLREWRRAASWFAFVVGAGLILLSVFADPTAVTPSTLDQVPSEVTGPLFVLLFLSTFDAYYVAARDARDEGGPRCPACGGELDPEVRFCPWCATEFKRRPVETGADPEPVDPETSEGGSEHSERE from the coding sequence ATGGCCGGCGCACGACGGCGCGCGATGGTGGCCGCGTTCGTGGGCGTGCTGGGTGCCAGCGTCGGTATCGCCGGCGCGGGCCACGTCTACCTCCGCGAGTGGCGACGCGCCGCCTCCTGGTTCGCCTTCGTCGTCGGCGCGGGGCTGATTCTCCTGTCAGTGTTCGCCGACCCGACGGCGGTCACGCCGTCGACGCTCGATCAGGTTCCCTCCGAGGTGACGGGGCCGCTGTTCGTCCTGCTGTTTCTCAGCACGTTCGACGCCTACTACGTCGCCGCCCGCGACGCGCGGGACGAGGGCGGACCGCGCTGTCCCGCCTGCGGCGGCGAACTCGACCCGGAGGTGCGGTTCTGTCCGTGGTGCGCGACGGAGTTCAAGCGCCGCCCGGTCGAAACCGGCGCCGACCCCGAACCCGTCGACCCGGAGACGTCGGAGGGCGGAAGCGAACATTCGGAGCGGGAGTGA
- a CDS encoding 3-dehydroquinate synthase II yields the protein MTRSVWLKADDSVGDWEARKRRITAGLEAGVDWVLVDEADVGRVRSLGDVNVAAFRTDTDASLIDDVEEAENPDAEAEAGAAADAYIVGKDGEGDGTIDLPGDFSGSADLTTLRRGDNRANGAYVRILSKEYESFAETAAEDADYTIVVGEDWTIIPLENLIARIGEETDLIAGVTTAEEARTAFETLELGADGVLLDSDDPDEIRKTAEARDAAERETLELSWAEVTAVERTGMADRVCVDTGNLLEHDEGMLVGSMGRGLFFVHAETAESPYVASRPFRVNAGAVHAYVRTPDGGTKYLSELKSGDEVQVVDSEGRTREAIVGRVKIEKRPMFRVEADVEGDRVETLLQNAETIKVRTREGRKAVTDLEAGDEILLYYEDTARHFGEAVEESIIEK from the coding sequence ATGACACGGAGCGTCTGGTTGAAGGCCGACGACAGCGTCGGCGACTGGGAGGCGCGGAAGCGACGGATAACGGCGGGCCTCGAAGCGGGCGTCGACTGGGTTCTCGTCGACGAGGCGGACGTCGGGCGCGTCCGGTCGCTGGGTGACGTGAACGTGGCCGCCTTCCGGACGGATACCGACGCGAGCCTCATCGACGACGTCGAGGAGGCGGAGAACCCCGACGCCGAGGCCGAGGCGGGGGCCGCCGCCGACGCGTACATCGTCGGCAAGGACGGCGAGGGCGACGGCACCATCGACCTGCCGGGCGACTTCTCGGGGTCCGCCGACCTGACGACGCTCCGCCGCGGCGACAACCGCGCGAACGGTGCCTACGTCCGCATCCTCTCGAAGGAGTACGAGTCGTTCGCCGAGACGGCCGCCGAGGACGCCGACTACACCATCGTCGTCGGCGAGGACTGGACCATCATTCCCCTCGAAAATCTCATCGCCCGCATCGGCGAGGAGACGGACCTCATCGCGGGCGTCACCACTGCGGAGGAAGCGCGCACGGCCTTCGAGACGCTCGAACTCGGCGCCGACGGCGTCCTCCTCGACAGCGACGACCCCGACGAGATTCGCAAGACCGCGGAGGCGCGCGACGCCGCCGAACGCGAGACGCTCGAACTCAGTTGGGCCGAGGTGACGGCCGTCGAGCGGACGGGGATGGCCGACCGCGTCTGCGTCGACACCGGTAACCTCCTCGAACACGACGAGGGGATGCTCGTCGGGAGCATGGGTCGCGGCCTTTTCTTCGTCCACGCGGAGACGGCCGAGTCGCCGTACGTCGCCTCCCGCCCGTTCCGCGTCAACGCCGGCGCCGTCCACGCCTACGTGCGCACGCCCGACGGCGGGACGAAGTACCTCTCGGAACTCAAATCGGGCGACGAGGTCCAGGTCGTCGACAGCGAGGGCCGCACCCGCGAGGCCATCGTCGGCCGCGTGAAGATAGAGAAGCGACCGATGTTCCGCGTCGAGGCCGACGTGGAGGGCGACAGGGTGGAGACGCTCCTCCAGAACGCCGAGACCATCAAGGTGCGGACCCGCGAGGGCCGCAAGGCCGTCACGGACCTCGAAGCGGGCGACGAGATTCTGCTCTACTACGAGGACACCGCCCGGCACTTCGGCGAGGCCGTCGAAGAGAGCATCATCGAGAAGTAG
- a CDS encoding DMT family transporter, with translation MAASKYRLFGFFLAASVFFGGTFVAATAGAAYFPPLLFVSLRFDIGAVLLLGYAAYRFPREQWLPQSRSDLAGILAAGVFAIGLTNAFIFVGQTYTSSGVGSIIYSLNPILTPFLAAFLLSDERLSKAGAVGMALGFVGVALVVGVSPSNLLGGAIVGKALLLAAAVSGALGAVLIRRADASLPSTVRTAWALPVGALVCHLLSLGAGESFAAIQWTPAAYVALGYVGVFSGALAFIAYFGLLDEVGAIRGNLVFYVVPVVATLGGWAFLGETISATTLAGFATIFLGFTVLGRGAIAVELLRLRARVAEEVAVDVEVAADPDTLSAAVHGDVRWNEQD, from the coding sequence GTGGCCGCGTCGAAGTACCGCCTCTTCGGGTTCTTCCTCGCGGCCAGCGTCTTCTTCGGCGGCACGTTCGTCGCCGCCACCGCCGGCGCGGCGTACTTCCCGCCCCTGCTGTTCGTCTCGCTCCGGTTCGACATCGGTGCCGTCCTGCTGTTGGGCTACGCGGCGTACCGCTTCCCCCGCGAACAGTGGCTCCCGCAGTCCCGCTCGGACCTCGCGGGCATCCTCGCCGCGGGCGTGTTCGCCATCGGCCTGACGAACGCCTTCATCTTCGTCGGCCAGACGTACACTTCGAGCGGCGTCGGCTCCATCATCTACAGCCTCAACCCCATCCTGACGCCGTTCCTCGCGGCGTTCCTGCTCTCGGACGAACGGCTCTCGAAGGCGGGCGCCGTCGGGATGGCGCTCGGCTTCGTCGGCGTCGCCCTCGTCGTCGGCGTCAGCCCCTCGAACCTCCTCGGCGGCGCCATCGTGGGGAAGGCGCTCCTCCTCGCCGCCGCCGTCTCCGGTGCGCTGGGCGCCGTGCTCATCCGCCGGGCGGACGCCTCGCTCCCGAGCACGGTCCGAACGGCGTGGGCGCTTCCGGTGGGTGCGCTGGTCTGTCACCTGCTGAGTCTCGGCGCCGGCGAGTCGTTCGCCGCCATCCAGTGGACGCCCGCGGCGTACGTCGCCCTCGGCTACGTAGGCGTCTTCTCGGGCGCCTTGGCGTTCATCGCCTACTTCGGCCTGCTCGACGAGGTGGGCGCCATCCGCGGCAACCTCGTCTTCTACGTCGTCCCCGTCGTGGCGACGCTCGGCGGGTGGGCGTTCCTCGGCGAGACCATCTCCGCGACGACGCTCGCCGGGTTCGCCACCATCTTCCTCGGCTTCACCGTCCTGGGCCGCGGCGCCATCGCGGTCGAACTCTTGCGCCTCCGCGCCCGCGTCGCGGAGGAGGTGGCCGTCGACGTCGAGGTGGCCGCCGACCCCGACACGCTGTCGGCCGCCGTCCACGGCGACGTCCGCTGGAACGAACAGGACTGA
- a CDS encoding helix-turn-helix transcriptional regulator, which produces MDTALEEIEFLALSANRVQVLDALREGRHTRRELVERTGASQPTLGRILRDFTDRHWIERDGDAYAATATGRLVAAEFTDLLETLETEGRLREVMQWLPTEEMGFDLRCLSDATITTPSQTRPGAPVQRVLELLERAESVRIFSYAFNEQSLDVIRRRTVEEGQTFRGVFSPAAVDALAHDSALRRRLRELTDHADAEIRLYDGEIPLAVTITDDVAHLFLRDESGLLRAAIDSDDPEVLAWAEERFERYWAESSPLEGEELAE; this is translated from the coding sequence ATGGACACCGCGCTCGAAGAGATAGAGTTCCTCGCGCTGTCGGCCAATCGGGTGCAGGTGCTCGACGCGTTGCGCGAGGGCAGGCACACGCGGCGCGAACTCGTCGAACGCACGGGCGCGTCCCAGCCGACGCTGGGCCGCATCCTGCGGGATTTCACCGACCGGCACTGGATCGAACGCGACGGCGACGCCTACGCGGCGACGGCGACGGGGCGACTCGTCGCGGCGGAGTTCACCGACCTCCTGGAGACGCTGGAGACGGAGGGGAGACTCCGCGAGGTGATGCAGTGGCTCCCCACCGAGGAGATGGGGTTCGACCTCCGATGCCTCTCGGATGCGACCATCACGACGCCGAGTCAGACCCGTCCCGGCGCGCCGGTTCAGCGGGTGCTGGAACTGCTCGAACGCGCCGAGTCGGTTCGCATCTTCTCGTACGCGTTCAACGAGCAGAGCCTCGACGTGATTCGCCGGCGGACCGTCGAGGAGGGACAGACGTTCCGGGGGGTGTTCTCGCCGGCGGCGGTGGACGCCCTCGCGCACGACTCGGCGCTCCGGCGCCGACTCCGCGAACTGACCGACCACGCGGACGCCGAGATTCGCCTGTACGACGGGGAGATTCCGCTGGCGGTGACGATAACCGACGACGTGGCGCACCTGTTTCTCCGCGACGAGAGCGGCCTGCTCCGGGCGGCCATCGATTCGGACGACCCCGAGGTGCTGGCGTGGGCCGAAGAGCGGTTCGAGCGGTACTGGGCGGAGTCGTCGCCGCTGGAGGGCGAGGAACTGGCGGAGTGA
- the ppk2 gene encoding polyphosphate kinase 2 — MGDEFEYNKRGVLKKKQYERELDRLQEELVKLQYWVRSEGLRVCVVFEGRDAAGKGGVIKRITRRLNPRVARVVALGTPTDRERNQWYFQRYVEHLPTAGEIVLFDRSWYNRAGVERVMGFCTDEEYEEFMRSCPEFERMLVRSGIVLVKYWFSISPDEQERRFQRRIDDPKRRWKLSPMDLTARSKWAEYSKAKDEMLERTDIEEAPWHVVNADVKRHARLNCITHLLDQFDYEDLTPEPMDLPPRQSDTGYERPPIDEQNWVPATYGTNPTEGDDW, encoded by the coding sequence ATGGGAGACGAGTTCGAGTACAACAAACGGGGCGTCCTGAAGAAGAAACAGTACGAGCGGGAACTGGACCGGCTCCAAGAGGAGTTGGTGAAGTTGCAGTACTGGGTCAGATCCGAGGGGTTGCGCGTCTGCGTCGTCTTCGAGGGACGAGACGCCGCGGGCAAGGGCGGAGTGATAAAGCGAATCACTCGCCGCCTCAATCCGCGCGTCGCCCGCGTCGTCGCGCTCGGAACGCCGACGGACAGAGAGCGCAACCAGTGGTACTTCCAGCGGTACGTCGAACACCTCCCGACGGCGGGCGAAATCGTGCTGTTCGACCGTAGCTGGTACAACCGCGCCGGCGTCGAACGCGTGATGGGCTTTTGCACCGACGAGGAGTACGAGGAGTTCATGCGCTCGTGTCCCGAGTTCGAGCGGATGCTGGTCCGGTCGGGAATCGTCCTCGTGAAGTACTGGTTCTCCATCAGTCCCGACGAGCAGGAGCGACGCTTCCAGAGACGTATCGACGACCCGAAACGGCGGTGGAAGCTCAGCCCGATGGACCTGACGGCGCGGTCGAAGTGGGCGGAGTACTCGAAGGCGAAAGACGAGATGCTCGAACGCACCGACATCGAGGAGGCGCCGTGGCACGTCGTCAACGCCGACGTGAAGCGGCACGCGCGCCTGAACTGCATCACGCACCTGCTCGACCAGTTCGATTACGAAGACCTCACGCCGGAACCGATGGACCTGCCGCCGCGGCAGTCCGATACGGGGTACGAGCGTCCGCCCATCGACGAGCAGAACTGGGTTCCGGCGACGTACGGGACGAACCCGACCGAAGGCGACGACTGGTGA
- a CDS encoding 2-amino-3,7-dideoxy-D-threo-hept-6-ulosonate synthase, whose translation MDVGITSRLERISTGGRYLVVPMDHGITLGPVKGLVDLETTVDAITRGGADAVLTQKGVARRVHPKKNGKGFIVHLNGSTVIGPESNDKRITGSVEEALRAGADAVSFHMNVGSEFEPDQITQLGELTEKAHRFGVPVLAMNYARGRDTDPHDAENLAHAVRLAEELGADVVKTAYTGNPDTFERVCEATRLPVVIAGGSRGTDRQTIEMVRGAMDAGAAGVSMGRSIFQHDDPESITRAVSSVLHRDEDAETALHEAGLELEA comes from the coding sequence ATGGACGTAGGAATCACATCACGGCTCGAACGCATCTCGACAGGGGGGCGATACCTCGTCGTCCCGATGGACCACGGAATCACGCTGGGCCCGGTGAAAGGGCTCGTCGACCTCGAAACGACCGTCGACGCCATCACGCGCGGCGGGGCGGACGCCGTCCTCACGCAGAAGGGCGTCGCGCGGCGCGTCCACCCGAAGAAGAACGGCAAGGGCTTCATCGTCCACCTGAACGGGTCGACGGTCATCGGCCCCGAATCGAACGACAAGCGCATCACGGGGTCGGTCGAAGAGGCCCTGCGCGCCGGCGCCGACGCCGTCTCCTTCCACATGAACGTCGGCAGCGAGTTCGAACCCGACCAGATAACTCAACTGGGCGAACTCACCGAGAAGGCCCACCGCTTCGGCGTCCCCGTCCTCGCGATGAACTACGCGCGCGGCCGCGACACCGACCCGCACGACGCCGAGAACCTCGCGCACGCCGTCCGCCTCGCCGAGGAACTCGGCGCCGACGTGGTGAAGACGGCCTACACCGGGAACCCCGACACCTTCGAACGCGTCTGCGAGGCGACGCGCCTCCCCGTCGTCATCGCCGGCGGAAGCCGCGGGACGGACCGACAGACCATCGAGATGGTCCGCGGCGCGATGGACGCCGGCGCGGCCGGCGTCTCGATGGGTCGCTCCATCTTCCAGCACGACGACCCCGAGTCCATCACGCGCGCGGTGAGTTCGGTCCTCCACCGCGACGAGGACGCCGAGACGGCCCTGCACGAGGCGGGTCTGGAACTCGAAGCGTAA